The Aspergillus fumigatus Af293 chromosome 3, whole genome shotgun sequence region TTAGCGCTGGATTCAGCCTGTCCGAGTGCATTGGCTGGCTGCCGATCCAGCATCAGCCATTCAACGCGTTTGCTATACAACAGTGGAGATATGGCACACCTGAAGCGGGCCTGGTAGTCTTCCCTGTGGATGGAATAATCCTTTCTTAGCCACGCCATCGGAGCGACAGCTTTAAGGCGTGTCGACCTGTTCGTCTATATCCGCAACCGCGTTGCCTTTAGTCTAACTGTCTGGACACGGGGTATATATACAACACAATCCCGTCCACAGGTCTACCAGTCATAACGTTCACTACTAAGAAAAGGACAAAGTTGATATGGTTGATTCATCGGCTGTCTGGTTCAGTACGTACTCCTCCCGATACACCAGCCATCACTCACATCACAGTCACCGGTTGCTCCGGCTTGGAAAATCCCTTGCGAGTCTCAACAACAACGCACCATCCCCTGGGAGCCCTAAAACACGGTGATATTGCCTGCGCGTTGCAAATATGGCCCATCGCAGCAAGCGAGGGGGCGCAGGCAATACAGCGACCTCGAGCCAAGTGCTAAGCATGCAGCCCTAGCCGATTCAGATCGTCATCCGCATTCGCTTTTCCTTATCTCGAAGCGCTCGAACAATGATCCTGTGGTGGTTCTGTTGAGCCCAGTCGAGTAGTGTTTCTGCGTAGTCTTCGCGGACTATGGTATCTGTGGTGAGTCGGTCATCCTTGAGAATGAGAAGCTTCATTAGTTGTTGATCTATAACGTCGATGTAACCAACAATAAAGCCGATTAGCCAATATTCATCCAGGGTTCCTGTGGTAACATCCTTGTGGCGGAGAAATCGTTCCATGCATGTCTCAAAGGGTCGCCTGTCCTTTAACCCCAGAGAGATGGTTAAAGAGTCGATGACCTCGTTCATCGCAATTGCTAGCGCAGTGTCACCGTTCGAGTTTCTGGAGTTTAGATCGATTCCATCGAGGACTAATAGCAGATCCATAAGGGCGATGTCACCATTGAGAACGGCCCGGTCCAGTACGGTTAGACCGTCGGAATCCCTATCGTTGGGGTCAATTTGTGCCCTTTCGAGTACTGTCTTCGCCAGCGAAACGTCTGCAGATTTGGCGACGGCGGAGAGCAGCGTTTGTCTTtggttgctgctgatgggCTGACTTTGGTCAAGAAGAATTTCCGATAGAAAACAGTTGCCATACTCAAGAGCGTTGCACAGTGACTTTTGAAGCCACTTCCTTCTTTCGATGGTCGGAATTGTAGCGTCATGGGCGATGAGCAGCTTCAGAGTCTCATCCGTCCCAGTCTTCCTCCACCCATGGGTCATGGCCCACCACAGCGGCGTGCGACCAGCTTGATCCTTGGAATTCACGTCGACCTTTCCCGTCGAGAGAAGCAGACAGATGACCTCGAGCTGCTTGTGTTCGGCGGCAATCGAGAGCGTCGTGCGGCCCGTATCAGTCTGTGCTTCCGGCTCGAAACCATTCGCAAacaacatcttcatgatcCCGGCTTGGCCGTGTTCTGCAACGAAGAATAATATCCCGGAACGATCCAGTTCTGCCGGGAGCTGTCCCGCCCCTTTCGACCAAAGCAACTTAAAAATCTCTTCGTATCCGTACTGAGCGCTGAACCGATACAGCGGCAGGAGATCTGGGTCCATGTCATAGTTCACCGAGGTGGCCGGGTGCTCCAGGAGTGCTTGTATTGTCCGCCGATGCTTCAATTTGACCTTCTCGGGGCTCCAGGCAATTCGGTTAGCAAGAGCCGCCACTGCAGCTGAGAGAGCCGTCATGTGAAGGATATTATCCCTCACACTGACATCGACCCAGGGATTCGAGAGGAGTGTTCGGACAACGAACACATGGCTCCTTCCCGCTGCTAAACGAAGCGGCGTGCATCCGGCGTTATCAGTGCAATTGACATCCACCTGGGGACACTTCAGCAGAATCTTAACAATATCGTTGAAGCACTCGCACGCAGCGTATGCGAGAGGTGTTTGTCCATCATGGTTCTTGACGTTCGGATCAACCCCATCTCTGGTCAAAAGGAAGCGCACTACTTTGGGTGAACGATTGACCACAGCGGTCACCAAAAGCGGAATGCCTTCAGTGTGTTCCACAGCGTTGGTATCGGCACCATCCTGCAAAAGAAGTACCTTCATCGCAAGCACCGAGTCGTGCTCGGCGGCCATGCTAAACAGCGTTGGCCATGGTGCTGATGCGCCTGTGTCGAGAGATTTCCAGAGTGTGCCAGTTCGATTACCCTGGACGGCCCAGAACAATGCTCGATTCCGTCCTCGTTTCGCGTCGCGTCGGTAAAGTTCGAAGTTGAAGACCGTGTAGAGAGGGGAGCAGGTTTGAACCAGAGCATTCAGATCGCGGTCAGAATCAACGTGAGAAGCTATCTCGTACAGCACGTCAAGGGGGAGGTTGAGCAGTGACATGGCGTCGAAGGACACTGGGTCGGTGCACGCTCGCCTTCGTCTCCTACTCTGCTGGTCAAATTGCTGCAGATTATGATTCTTACTTTTCTGATATATGAAGGCAGGTGAGCTATCATCCTAGGATGCTAGAGGAAACGTCAAGAAAGGAGGTGTAAGATTCATGATTGGGGTTGTTTGTGCTCATGATAATTTTTACaccagagaaagagagaaagtgAGGCGAACTTAGGCGAGATAGCTGTCTATTCATTCACTACTCTAAATGATTGCCCGAAGGACGGTGGTTGAGGCATTTGCACCAAGCACAAACAGAGCGAACAGTGAATGAATACTAAAGCGGACTTGCTTCACTAATTCCAAGAGAGTCCAGTAACTGTCCTTGGACATCAACCATCCTCGAAGTCTGTCCTAATAACCACTCCCAAGATAAGAATTCGACTAAACAATAGAGGTATATCTATAGCGCAATTTTCTACCCAGAAATCCCGTCAGGAGACATTCCCAAGACACTCGATGAGTTTGAATTCATTGCTTTGCAAACACCAGAGCTCACAAATGGCAGAGCAGCATGGGACACAGTTCGCTTCAAAGGCGGGCCAGAGTCCATAATTCAATGTCATATCGGCCTCTTTGCAAGCGATGAATTGTTGTGTCCCTCATGAGCATCTCGACTTGGAAGATGGAACATCCGTCGCTTAGACCAGGAAACAGTCAATACTAATGATGCGATGTTATAACCTGATTATGGACTACTACATACAGTGAAGGATTGGAGCTTCAGTCCTGGAGAGCGCAATATGCAACCGTGACTCCGGCGGACCGTCAACCGCTCTCGCCCGCGACCTTTCTCAACATATCCCCAACAAGTTCATACGTCTCATCCCGAGCCTGGACACAGGTCATGtccgtcttcttcttatcaAAGGCATGGCCGCAATTCTTCATCCTCCGAATAACCACATTCCTGCCGCTCGCTGTACCTTCCATCTCAGCTTTCTTCGCCAAGTCCTCCGCCTCGAGCGCCGACGAGTCCAACTCCGCTGTTATAACCAGCATGTTGGTGGGATACATAGACGCATCAGCATACGCTGGTGAGATCCTCGGGTCCCGCGGATCCATGGTCCCTATGTATGCCTCCCGGAAGATCCTAGTCCAGAACGCCGAGCGCGGCTTCGCATTCGGCGCTGGGGCCGTTCTCAAGCTCGGATCCCGGGCAAGATCCGTCGCCGGATAGAACGCAACGACAGACTGGAAGGTACCGGGAGGAAACAGTGTTGGGCCGACGAGAGCGAGGGTGCCGCCTGATGAGAACCCGGACACGGAGACCTGCGACGTCTTGTACTCTTCCGGCCGGTCAAGCACGTATTTGACCGCGTCTTCAACGTCGTGGACCGCCGCGGGAAACGGGTGCTCTGGTGCGAGTCGATACTCGACGTCCAGGACGATGTAACCGGTGGTCGTGGCGATGAACCGGCAGAAACCGTCGTCGGCGCCGTGGAGAGGAATTGCGAAGCCGGAGCCGTAAAAATTGAGCAAGACTGGACGGGGACCACTGCTTCTTGCATACTCCGAGGACGGCTTATAAAGATGGGCGTTGATAGTGCGGCCTTTATCGCGTGATGGAATTCTCAGTATGGAGTCAGGACGAGGCCTTGGGGGTGAGGCGAGGATTTTGACGATGAGCTGGTAGAAGGAGATCAGGAGTTTGAGGCGCAGATAGCGCAGGAAGGTAGATAGGCTGCCCATTGAAATAGGATGGCTGCAGCTACAGTCTAACGGTCAGTGGACTTTTCTGAGTGAAGATACGGCGTTCTGTTGAGCAGGTAGCCTCCACCATCCAGTGGGGCTTGCTTAGCTATATAAGCATCAATGTCCCGAACACAATTAGCCAAAATTAGCTGAAGCTTATTAAGGAGATCAAGCATCTTTCGTATTCTCGCCAATGACCGCTGAACAATCGTAAAATGACTCACAATCGGGGGATTTGCAGGAACCCCGCATCAATCTGGTTTCCTCGTTAattgctgaagaagattgaatTCCTGAACATAAGGGCCTTTGTACGGGTATTCATGGCAAATATGCTACAAAGACACTCTGTACTTCCATACCACGAGGTCGTCGCACTCCTCCAGGGTCAGAAGTAATATGGCGAAATGATCAGCTATACAGAGTTCCTTCAGCTATTATGCTATTGTTCAACTTCGACTCCGACTCGTCGTTCGTTCTAAGCGGACGTGCGCGTCTTCTTGTTCCGCCTGGATGAGGTGCTCCCCGGGCAACCGAATGGCCTTGTCGATCACGACAGGCAATCCACGGAGCCATAGGCACTGACTGTCTCGAAAGATGATTTCGAAGACGGAATAAGTCACCGGATCACGGATAAAATTACCCGCCTCCACGATGCAGATACTGATGGCGGCCAGGCTACATAGTAAACTGGCACAATGATAGTCAGCAGACAGACGGCTCGATATTCCACACCGCCGAGTTTGTCGCGTCCCTCCTCGGTTAGTGTGAGAAGGGTAGAATTTCGTCCAACGTGGCGTAGGAACGCCGGGTCAAGGTAACTGAATCTTCTCCGTGTTTGGTGCACAATCTAACAGCTCGGACGGTTGTCTATAGTTTGCATAAggtgggagaagatgcggTCGAGGATACCTGCTTGATGACTGCTCGCAAGGAGGTAGAACATCGAAGGCAAAGCTCGAGAACTCCTCGCGATCATTGAGGTTTACAGAGGTAGGGTCGAGTTGACTGAAGACTTCCGCTCTAAATAAGTAGACTTGTCCTCCCTGTAATTATTGGGGTTCGCAGCACCAGGAGTAGAGTTGACTAAAAGATCGATTCACGGTAGTAGGTTTCTCCCACGGCCGCCGCAATAAGCAGGTCAGCACTCCACCACCTGGCTGTCTGGATGAGTAGCCGCAAGGTTGACGCGACACAACTTTGCGGTCAGGTGTCTGAGtgcgaaggaggagatatTCCACTATAGATTGATAAGCGAATGGATGTCCATGCTGATggggttgttgttgttgattagttttcatcctcttcaaacAGAGTCGAAGTGATCCGAGATAATATACTCCATTCTGTGCATACCATAATGGCAACGCCAAATCCTGGTCTAGACGCAGTGGCAGCAAATTGCTCTATCACATCTCAAAGGGTTTGGAGCAAAAGCGCAAGacagaaaaaagaaagtggGCTCACTGCGGCTCGAATCAGCACCCCTTCACTGGACGGTAGGTGTCACATGATGCGATATCTAAGCATCCAATCACACGCTCTGATGgccctttctctttcctcttgCCGCTACCGTATTCAGTGCTGGCTCCTGGCCTACTATTGTGACCTTTTGCATCCGGGCCGAAGACGAGTGAATCAGTGATGGCTTTTTAGCTTTACTCTTAGATACGAGAGCATACTCGAATATATTGATTGAATCTCGATGGCTTCGGTCCTGTCTCGCTGTGAAACAGCCCATGTGTGGGTTTTGCAGTTACCCGTTTCAGGCTCCCCAAACACACAAAGGTGACCAACCATGACACAGAAGATCGACTACAGACTTGAGACAATGAGGGATCGATAGTGGAACTTGGATGGCTTGgccttttttcttttttttttcggaATTATTGTTATTATTTATCTCAAACATTTCCTGGAACATTTCTGGATAAAGGCGTGCTTACTCACAGAATGCCTCTGAAGGTCCAAAAACGTGGGCTAAAAGCATTGAGAGAACGGAAACATCGAACAGGTTAGCTGAGGTCTGAATTTCCTACGAATTCATACGGTCTGGGCCCTCAGGCGTCATCCTTGTCTGCCGATGATTACCTACCCGGTCGCGTACACCATGACAGGTTTGGTAACACAAGGGTCACCGTGCGTTTTGACCCTTGCATGCCAAAGGGACAAGCAACACAAATCTAGACGCTATTTCGAACCGCTCTTTTCCTTTGGCGCTCCATGCCATTGGCCTCGGGGCTTAGATTGTCTTCGCACTACAGATTATCTATCCACAGCACCAAAACCATCACTGACGACGCCTGGAGATTTGTTCGGCCGAGATTACTCGTAGTCGGAGGTAATACGGGCGGCAGTGGGGAGGCCCCGCCAACTGGCGCAGCCCTCTTCAAGATCGTCTGGTCGAAGCACGCTAAGTCAGCCGCACACTTGGCAAGTGGTGACGGAACTGACGGAGCATATCTGCAGGTTGGGGCTGAATCTTATGATCCATCAATGGTGTTTGCCCATTTAGTGGCTCGAACAGTTGCACAACTAGATATTCCCAGACCAATGCGCGAGTCCACGAATAATGGGCAGCTGCCGTCAATAGTATCAAGCACCATTTTGCATTCGAGGAAGTACTTCTATACCACAAGCACAGACCACAAGGACTAAGCACAATCCACACCTATGTTGAACCACGAGCCGCTGAGCGTGGCCGCCTACGGCGCTGCTACGTACAACTCAGCAGGCGGGCAACTGCCGGCATTCTACGCCAATGTTGCATACGAATTTTCTCATGGATGGAGCGAGATGGAAGCGATATGGACCAACGAGGCTACGGACTTCCATCTTGGGTCGTTGTCAGCATAACGGTACGATTTTGGTGCATGCCGCTTGCACGTGTAAGATGGACACGGCGAATAATGAGATGGTTCCTGTCAATTCGCAGGCGCgtatatatactctgtagagtgTCCGGACTATGTAGTGGATGTCAGTGCGTTTCCGTTTCTGGCGCCTGGTCTACAgcagtctactccgtacctgaCAGTGTATAAGTTGCGGGTACCTCCGACCAAACAGGCCCACCTCTGACATGCTTACATGCTTGCGGAAAACAGGGCGACGCGAACATCAACAGTTCAAGTGTCCCAGTAATGACGATTCTGCATATCGTACACAATGCTTCCAAGAATTGCATAGCCCATATGTTTGTAAACAGTATACGCAGCCCGGCTTTCCTTACAGTTGCCGTCCTCATCTGCGAATGACAATACACCAATGCTTCATTATCTATGTTCGATCCGATTCCCTCAAAACTCCCAAATGCTAATGAATAGAAATATACATACATTTATATATGcctcctcattctcgtcaTCGCAGATCTACAGAGAATTTGGGTGCCCAGAACGTGACATTCGTACTTGATGAGAAAGCCTCGGTACCGAACTGGAAGATACCCATGTAGTCGGATTTGGACGGGTAAGCCTCCCCAGTCATGGAGTACAGATCGGTGATCAGAGGTAAGAGATCACCAGTGAACGATTCCGTAGTTTTCCCCTTCGCCTGAGGATCGGTCCGAGAGTCGCTCGCAAGCCACGTCAGAACCCGCTGGTTCTTGCCGTTCTGGCCTGAATATAGGTTGCTGCAAACAGAGTGGTCAGAGAGAAGGGATCCGATGGTCGTCAGCTGCTTTACTCACAAGATAGTTCCATTCACCTCTTTGGTCGCAACGATGCCATCATCTTGTCCAATCACGTACGCGGCGGGGCCGAACTTCGCAAACCAAACCATCACTTCGTGCGTATAATCGGCACTGTCCTTTACCTTCTCTTCCTGACTCATGAACATATCGATAGCGACGTTCGTATTGACAGATGCGGCCGTCAGTTCCGCCTCGTTGGTCGCCTCAGCGGGTGTGTTGCCAACTCCGTACGTCCAGTGGAAATCGACATTCAGATGCTGAATTTTCTCCAGAGAGATGGGCAACCCGTCATCAATCATCACGTTCGAGAAGGCGTGGACCGGTTGGGTCGCCGGACCGGGGTTGAATTGCCATGTAACGGAGAACTCGGGTGCTGTGTTCTTGGTCGCGTACGTTCCATTGTCGAAGGTTGTGACCTATTTCCATTCAGGTTAGCAAAGCTACATAGCTCGGTAAATACTCGAGTCTCAACACTTACGTTCATGCATAATGCTCCGACTGTATCGGCAGTTACACCCCATTGATTGGGATTTACTGCGGTAATCGTCAGTCATTCGAAGCCCAATAGGGACGCTCGGCGACGTACATGTGAAGCTTTGTCCTTTTGTCTCAGGCGCGATTCCGTATGATTTCTGGCAGTACATTGTGTTGGTCACTCCATTATGAGTAGTGCTCCCATCACcaccaggaggagcagagCCCGAGCCCGACCCTGAACCGCCGCCGCTGAAAAGAGGCGCTTGTCCTGTCGCCTGTCGGTGCGCATCGATTCCCATCAGCGCACCGACAGTGCCTCCGATGGGGATAGCCAAAAGGCCGGCATTAACAACCCATCGAAGCACCATGATAGGTTTGATGTGAAGTACTCTGTGAATTCAGAGAGGTAGAAGGGAAAAGGTCATGAGAGGTGAGATGGTCGGTATTGGAAGCGGATATGGTCAGTGGTTCATTAGGATGCTTTGGTCCAGTGGGGAGAGGGCGGTTATCAGCAAACATTTACCTTGGGGTATCTGTAGACGTAAGGAAGGTGTAACGTACAAGGGAAAAGAATCGAGTTGTTTTCATAGTTTGAATTTTTTGAGAGGGAAATCAGGGACCAAAGCAGACTAGTCATATGCTTGACGGGGATGGTCCCTGATAACAAGTGGAGCTGATTGGTTATGAAATTGGTCTAGTGGCTGTAATGAGATAGAAGATCCTGAAATTTAAGATATTAGGTAAGAGGGCAGTGCAACCAGGGAACCTTCAAGAATACCGCAAATGTATTGGGCTGCGTGTTCCTGCAAAGCATTTCCAGCAAGGTTTGGCAGGGGaaatttcctcttcagtGATCTTCTAGATGATACTTTCTTTGGTACTGCTGAGGGAGTCAGCCATGGAATAGTTTCGAATGATGTGTCTTACCCGTATTGAACCTGTAACCGGCGGTACTCCTCCCAGGATGACGCAAGCGGAAAACCCTTCTCGGTGGGATACTATTTATATGGGCTTATCAGAGGCTAGTGCGCAAACGGTGTGG contains the following coding sequences:
- a CDS encoding glycoside hydrolase family 12 protein, which codes for MVLRWVVNAGLLAIPIGGTVGALMGIDAHRQATGQAPLFSGGGSGSGSGSAPPGGDGSTTHNGVTNTMYCQKSYGIAPETKGQSFTLNPNQWGVTADTVGALCMNVTTFDNGTYATKNTAPEFSVTWQFNPGPATQPVHAFSNVMIDDGLPISLEKIQHLNVDFHWTYGVGNTPAEATNEAELTAASVNTNVAIDMFMSQEEKVKDSADYTHEVMVWFAKFGPAAYVIGQDDGIVATKEVNGTIFNLYSGQNGKNQRVLTWLASDSRTDPQAKGKTTESFTGDLLPLITDLYSMTGEAYPSKSDYMGIFQFGTEAFSSSTNVTFWAPKFSVDLR
- a CDS encoding ankyrin repeat domain-containing protein, with translation MSLLNLPLDVLYEIASHVDSDRDLNALVQTCSPLYTVFNFELYRRDAKRGRNRALFWAVQGNRTGTLWKSLDTGASAPWPTLFSMAAEHDSVLAMKVLLLQDGADTNAVEHTEGIPLLVTAVVNRSPKVVRFLLTRDGVDPNVKNHDGQTPLAYAACECFNDIVKILLKCPQVDVNCTDNAGCTPLRLAAGRSHVFVVRTLLSNPWVDVSVRDNILHMTALSAAVAALANRIAWSPEKVKLKHRRTIQALLEHPATSVNYDMDPDLLPLYRFSAQYGYEEIFKLLWSKGAGQLPAELDRSGILFFVAEHGQAGIMKMLFANGFEPEAQTDTGRTTLSIAAEHKQLEVICLLLSTGKVDVNSKDQAGRTPLWWAMTHGWRKTGTDETLKLLIAHDATIPTIERRKWLQKSLCNALEYGNCFLSEILLDQSQPISSNQRQTLLSAVAKSADVSLAKTVLERAQIDPNDRDSDGLTVLDRAVLNGDIALMDLLLVLDGIDLNSRNSNGDTALAIAMNEVIDSLTISLGLKDRRPFETCMERFLRHKDVTTGTLDEYWLIGFIVGYIDVIDQQLMKLLILKDDRLTTDTIVREDYAETLLDWAQQNHHRIIVRALRDKEKRMRMTI
- a CDS encoding putative carboxylesterase — encoded protein: MGSLSTFLRYLRLKLLISFYQLIVKILASPPRPRPDSILRIPSRDKGRTINAHLYKPSSEYARSSGPRPVLLNFYGSGFAIPLHGADDGFCRFIATTTGYIVLDVEYRLAPEHPFPAAVHDVEDAVKYVLDRPEEYKTSQVSVSGFSSGGTLALVGPTLFPPGTFQSVVAFYPATDLARDPSLRTAPAPNAKPRSAFWTRIFREAYIGTMDPRDPRISPAYADASMYPTNMLVITAELDSSALEAEDLAKKAEMEGTASGRNVVIRRMKNCGHAFDKKKTDMTCVQARDETYELVGDMLRKVAGESG